DNA sequence from the Gordonia polyisoprenivorans genome:
TGCACGACCCTGGAGAGGTTGAGCATCACCATGTCCGCCGACACCGCACAGAGCACCGAGGCGACGGTGAAGATCACCGCGCCGATGACGAAGACCAACCGCCGGCCGATGCGGTCGGCCCAGGCGCCGGCCGACAGGACGACGGTGGCCAACGCGAGGGTGTAGCCGTCGACGATCCATTTGATGCTCGTGAAATCGGCATCGAAGTCGCGTGCGATGGAGGGCAGAGCGGTGTTCACCACGGCGATGTCGAGCATCAGCATCGCCGTGGCGGCGCACGCCACGAGCAGGGTTACTCGTTGGGTCGGGGTGAATCGCGCTGTGCGACGGTCACTCCCAGGATGCTCACTCCCAGGATGGTCTGTCTCAGGTCGCTCGGTCTGCGGGGACACGTCAGGGCCTCTCGTCGGGTCGATGTTGTCGACCCGACTGTCGCCTCACCCGCTTGGAAACCCCTTGCCGACCGCTTGGCCACCCGGCAGATCGGTCCCGATTCAGTCCCGGTCGAGGTAGAAGTACAGATGCCGGCCGTCGACCACTCCGCCCTTGCCGTTCATGATCCCCATGACGGTGGTGTCGTCGACCTTCTTGAAGTGGTCGATCACCGGCTGGCCGTCGTAGACCATCGACGCGGTGACCTCACCGCGGAATTCGATCATCCAGAGGCTGGCCTCGCCCTTGCCGAGTTCGGTGTTGGAGTACAGATCGCCATCGGCGTTGCGACACACCAGGGGCTGCACCTCGGAGCGCGAGATGAAGGTCTTGCCGTACCAACCGACCCGCGGGAGCATCCCGTTGACCTTGTGTCCGGTCGTGAATTCGCCACCGCGCCAACGTCCCAGCATCTCCTCGGGGCGCAGGGTCGGCAGCGCCGCCCAGATCGCGTCGAGGTCGGCGTCGTCGACGGTACCGTCGGCCGCGCGCAGGTCAGCGAATCGGGCACGCGCCTGATCGACGGTCAGCTTCGTCGAGGATGAGAGTGTGTCGGACATGCAACGGCCCCTTCCGGCCCGGGAAACAACGGTGTCACGCCACGCACAGGCGTTCCGACATCATATATGTTGTTTGATTCCCGGTGCCGGAGAGGCATCCCGTGCACCTGTGGCGTCGATCGGATCAGCTGTTCGCAGCGCGCGGCCAGCATCCGACGGTCGCCCGTGGGCAACTGCGGTTCGTGCAGGATGACGTGGACCGCGACGGACCGCATCCGCAATACCCGCGCAAGGGTGTCCAACGGACCGTCGTCGCCGATGAAACCCGGTTCGGCCGTGGGTATTCCGGCGGCACTGAAGGCGATACCGATGGGCAGGACGGGGACCCCTGCGTCAAGGGCGGACTGGAAGAAGGCCGGCCGGAACCCGCCTTGCGCGCGGCCGCACCACGTGGTGCCCTCCGGAAAGACCGCCACCGACGAATCCCGCTCGAGCCCGGCGACGGCCTCGGTGATCACCGTCGGCAGTGCCCGCAACGAGCCGCGGTCGATGCAGATGACGCCCAGTCGCCGTGCCAGCGTCGCGATGCCGGGCATCGCGGCGACATCGGACTTCGCGACGAAGTGCGCGGGCTGCACCACCGCGATCGCCAGGATGTCCAGATAGGAGATGTGGTTGGCGACGATCAGTCCGCGGGCGCGCGACGGAAACGGGCGACGATCGTCGATGACGACGCGGATTCCGATGGCGCGCAGAAGTTCTCGTGCCGCCCATCGCAGGTAGACACGGCGCATCAGCCGGGGCGACACGGTGGCCATCAGGCCCGCGAATCCGATCACCACAGCCGTAGTGAGCAGACGGGCGATCCGCAGGACCACCAGCATCCGCCCGGCCCGCGGCCCCGCGTCGTCGAGACAGTGCGACCCGCAGGGGCTCGTCGGATACCACGCGTGCCTCACCTCGACGTCGGTACGCCCCGGGGCGCTCACCGTACCGGCCGACCGGTCGAGTTCGGGTGATCCAGTGCCGGGTGATTCGATCCGCGGGTCCGCGAACGGGACCCGAACGCTGACCGCCGCGGTCACGCCGCGCCGCCGAGCCGAAGGACCGTGTCGCGGAGCCGGTCGAGATAGCGGAGGTTGGCACACTCGAGATCCAGCACGGTCGGGAAATCGCCGACGTCGAAGGCCGGGTCGACCGCCGGGTCGCCACACACTCGCGCACCGAGGCGCAGGTAGGCGCGCATGAGCGGCGGCAGTTGCACCCGGGCCGGCGCAGGGATGTCATCGAGCGCCACGCCGTCGATGCGGGGACTCTCGTGCGGATGCACCCGCCACCGGGCCGGGTAGCGCTCGTTGAGTTCGTCGCGCGCGCCGCGCAGCGCGCTGCCACGAGCCGCACCGTCGATCGCCGGACCCCCGAGCGGCATCGACACCGACCCCATCAGGTAGCGGTACCCCGACTCCTGCAGGTAGCGCAGGATCGAGGCCCACATCAACGCGGTGACCGACCCGTCCCGGTGTCCGGTCGCCACACAGGCCCGGCCCATCTCGACGGTCATCGAGGCGATCTCGTCGAGCCCGGTCAGATCGAATTCGGTGGAGCTGTACCAGCCGCCGGCGGCGATGGCGCGTGGCGGCGGCAGCAACCGGGCGCAGCCGATGATGCCGTGCTCGTCGTGCCGGGCCAGCAGATGCTCACAGTGGTCGTCGAAATGGTCGGCGTCGCGGCGGGATTCGGCGTCGCCGATGTCATCGGAGAATCCCGGTTCGGCCGCGAAAACCTCGAACCGGAAGCGCTGGGCGGCCGCGATGTCGGCCGGGTCGTCGGTGAGCACGATCCGCAACGGCCCCGCGTGCACCAGGGTGCGACGGGACAAGCCACGGTCGGTGCAGGTCAGAGCGGTAACAGGTCCAGATGTCATACCTGAGATGAAAGCCAGACCGGGCATCGCGCGTGCGACGGCGGGTAGTCGTGTCGGTGCTGGTCGGGTGAACACGTCCCGCGCGGCCGACGGCAGCGTGAACTCTGTGCAAACACCGAGAGCGCCCCCGGGGATCGGACATCCCGGGGGCGCTCTCGGTGAATCGCCGAGGCGACTACTTGCGCTTCTTGACCTCTTCGGTCAGCTGCGGGGCAACGTTGAACAGGTCGCCGACAATGCCGAAGTCCGAGATCTCGAAGATCGGGGCCTCTTCGTCCTTGTTGACCGCGACGATGGTCTTCGAGGTCTGCATACCCGCACGGTGCTGGATGGCACCGGAGATGCCCAGGGCGACATAGAGCTGCGGCGAGACCGTCTTACCGGTCTGACCGACCTGGAACTGGCCCGGGTAGTAACCGGAGTCGACGGCGGCACGCGAGGCACCCACAGCAGCACCGAGCGAGTCAGCGAGTTCCTCGACCACCGAGAACTTGTCGGCACTGCCGACACCGCGGCCACCGGAGACCACGATCGAGGCCTCGGTCAGTTCCGGACGATCGCCACCGACGTTCGCCTCGACCTTGGTGATCTTCACCGCGTTCTCCGCCTGTGCGGGAACCTCGACGTCAACGCGCTCGCCGGCACCGGCCTGCGGAGCCGCCTCGACACCACCCGGACGGACCGAGAACACCGGCACATCACCCTTGGCCTGGGCCTCCACGGTGAACGCGCCACCGAAGATCGAGTGAATACCGATGCCGCCCTCCTTGACGTCGATGACGTCGGCGAGGACTCCCGAGCCCAGCCGCACGGCGAGGCGCCCGGCGATCTCCTTGCCGTCGGCGGTCGCCGCCACGAGGATGCCGGCCGGCGACGCCGACTCGGCGATCGAGGCGAGCACGTCGACCTGCGGGCTGATCAGGTAGGTCGCGGCGTCCTCGGACTCGGCGACGTAGATCTTCTCCGCACCGGCCTCCTTGAGACCGTCGATGATGCCGTCGGCCTTGCCGGGCGCGCCGACCACGACGGCCGACGGAGCGCCCAACGCGCGGGCGGCGGTGATGAGTTCGCTGGTCACCTTCTTCAGGGCGCCCTCGGCGTCCTGCTCGACCAGAACGAGAACTTCTGCCATTTTCGTTTACTCCTGGATGTATGTGGGGCCCTGCGGAATTCGCACTCGGATGACGCCGGAGCGCAAGCCCGCAGGCACGGTGGTGGTCTGCGGGCCGGTGCTAGATGATCTTCTGCGCGACCAGGTACTCGGCCACCTTCACGCCACCGTCACCCTCGTCGGTGACACGCTCACCGGCGGTCTTCGGCGGCTTCGGGGTGGAGCTGGTGACCTCCGAGCCCGCGTTGGCCAGACCCACCTCGTCGGCCTCGACGTCGATCTCGGCCAGGCCGACGACCTGGACCTCTTTCTTCTTCGCGGCCATGATGCCCTTGAAGGACGGGAAGCGCGGCTCGTTGATCTTCTCGTTGACGCTGACGATCGCCGGCAGCTCCGCGGTGATGTGGTAGATGCCGTCGTCGGTCTCGCGCTCGCCGGTCAGGGTCTCGCCCTCCAGCGTGAGCTTGCGCAGATGCGTCAGGTGCGGGAGCTCGAGGTACTCGGCGATCATCGCCGGGATCGCCCCGACACGACCGTCGGTGGCCTCGTTACCGGCGATGACGAGTTCGACACCCTCGACGGTGCCCAGCGCACGGGCGAGCACGTAGGCGGTCTGCACCGCATCCGAGCCGTGCAGGGCGTCGTCCTTGATGTGAATGGCCTTGTCGGCACCCATCGACAGCGCCTTGCGGATCGCCTCGGTCGCCCGCTCCGGACCGGCCGTCAACACGGTCACCTCGCCGCCGTTGGCTTCCTTGATCTGCAGCGCTTCTTCGACCGCACGCTCATTGATCTCATCGAGAACCGCGTCGGCGGCCTCACGATCGAGGGTGTAATCGCCGTCGGAGAGCTTGCGCTCGGACCAGGTGTCAGGGACCTGCTTGATCAGAACGACAATATTTGTCATGGGTCTTCGTCGACCTCCTGCGTCGGGTTCGGCAACTTACCGGCGGGTAAGGCCATCGGTCTTCCCTACTTTAGCCCGTCCTATTATCGGGCAGAACATCGACTAGCTCACAAAATGGACGGGAGACTATTGTCGTGCGGATGACCGACGTACACCGGGATGTAACACCCGGCACGCCGCGGGCCCTGACAACGGACGAACAGCTCGCCCTCACCGGGGAGCGCACGGTCCCCGGCATCCCCGCGGAGAACTACTGGTTCCGTCGGCACGAGGTCGCCTACGCCCACATCGTCGGCCGGTGTACCGCACGCCGGGTCCTCGAGGCCGGTTCGGGCGAGGGGTACGGGGCGGCAATGCTCGCCGACGCCGGCGCGCAGGTCACCTGCGTCGACTACGACGAGTCGGCCGTCGCCCACACGCGGCGTCGGTATCCGCAGGTGGAGATCGTGCAGGGCAATCTGATCGACCTGCCGCTGCCCGACGACTCGGTGGACGTGGTGGTCAACTTCCAGGTGATCGAACACCTGTGGGATCAACCGGCCTTCCTCGC
Encoded proteins:
- a CDS encoding GNAT family N-acetyltransferase, which encodes MFTRPAPTRLPAVARAMPGLAFISGMTSGPVTALTCTDRGLSRRTLVHAGPLRIVLTDDPADIAAAQRFRFEVFAAEPGFSDDIGDAESRRDADHFDDHCEHLLARHDEHGIIGCARLLPPPRAIAAGGWYSSTEFDLTGLDEIASMTVEMGRACVATGHRDGSVTALMWASILRYLQESGYRYLMGSVSMPLGGPAIDGAARGSALRGARDELNERYPARWRVHPHESPRIDGVALDDIPAPARVQLPPLMRAYLRLGARVCGDPAVDPAFDVGDFPTVLDLECANLRYLDRLRDTVLRLGGAA
- a CDS encoding DUF4334 domain-containing protein, which translates into the protein MSDTLSSSTKLTVDQARARFADLRAADGTVDDADLDAIWAALPTLRPEEMLGRWRGGEFTTGHKVNGMLPRVGWYGKTFISRSEVQPLVCRNADGDLYSNTELGKGEASLWMIEFRGEVTASMVYDGQPVIDHFKKVDDTTVMGIMNGKGGVVDGRHLYFYLDRD
- a CDS encoding lysophospholipid acyltransferase family protein; this translates as MTAAVSVRVPFADPRIESPGTGSPELDRSAGTVSAPGRTDVEVRHAWYPTSPCGSHCLDDAGPRAGRMLVVLRIARLLTTAVVIGFAGLMATVSPRLMRRVYLRWAARELLRAIGIRVVIDDRRPFPSRARGLIVANHISYLDILAIAVVQPAHFVAKSDVAAMPGIATLARRLGVICIDRGSLRALPTVITEAVAGLERDSSVAVFPEGTTWCGRAQGGFRPAFFQSALDAGVPVLPIGIAFSAAGIPTAEPGFIGDDGPLDTLARVLRMRSVAVHVILHEPQLPTGDRRMLAARCEQLIRSTPQVHGMPLRHRESNNIYDVGTPVRGVTPLFPGPEGAVACPTHSHPRRS
- a CDS encoding class I SAM-dependent methyltransferase — its product is MTDVHRDVTPGTPRALTTDEQLALTGERTVPGIPAENYWFRRHEVAYAHIVGRCTARRVLEAGSGEGYGAAMLADAGAQVTCVDYDESAVAHTRRRYPQVEIVQGNLIDLPLPDDSVDVVVNFQVIEHLWDQPAFLAECARVLRPGGELLISTPNRITFSPGRDTPLNPFHTRELDAAELSELLADAGFSLTSMLGVHHGERLAHLDRRWGGSLIDAQIERALAGRPWPEELVADVAGIGAEDFDIRDAEDADIDASLDLLAIAMRS
- a CDS encoding electron transfer flavoprotein subunit alpha/FixB family protein, with translation MAEVLVLVEQDAEGALKKVTSELITAARALGAPSAVVVGAPGKADGIIDGLKEAGAEKIYVAESEDAATYLISPQVDVLASIAESASPAGILVAATADGKEIAGRLAVRLGSGVLADVIDVKEGGIGIHSIFGGAFTVEAQAKGDVPVFSVRPGGVEAAPQAGAGERVDVEVPAQAENAVKITKVEANVGGDRPELTEASIVVSGGRGVGSADKFSVVEELADSLGAAVGASRAAVDSGYYPGQFQVGQTGKTVSPQLYVALGISGAIQHRAGMQTSKTIVAVNKDEEAPIFEISDFGIVGDLFNVAPQLTEEVKKRK
- a CDS encoding electron transfer flavoprotein subunit beta/FixA family protein; the protein is MTNIVVLIKQVPDTWSERKLSDGDYTLDREAADAVLDEINERAVEEALQIKEANGGEVTVLTAGPERATEAIRKALSMGADKAIHIKDDALHGSDAVQTAYVLARALGTVEGVELVIAGNEATDGRVGAIPAMIAEYLELPHLTHLRKLTLEGETLTGERETDDGIYHITAELPAIVSVNEKINEPRFPSFKGIMAAKKKEVQVVGLAEIDVEADEVGLANAGSEVTSSTPKPPKTAGERVTDEGDGGVKVAEYLVAQKII